The genomic DNA GAAAGTGATATATCATTCATGTCGAACTTGTTAAAttaaaaaaggattctgccagtccgtggtgagtaatcgaaGTTCTGATGTcaagaagttattttcggtcaaaagagacagtagcagcgacatgatgtacaaaataagttaataaGTTACTAACAacgcaaagaaacaaacaaaaaaactcaaTTGGTTAGGAATACGTAAAACATCAGCCTtgttctccggcgccatctttaCATTGGAGTAGATGGTGTAGCCAAAGTCCTGGCTGATGAGGCACACACCGCCCGTTTGGACATTCTTGACCCAGCCGCAGAAGGGGGGCATGTAGCCTTGTATGTTTATCCTGCTTGCATTTCCATATGGGATAATAAAGTTTACCTTGCTAAATTATTTTTGTTTCTTCTCTCTCAGGTATCTGGGAATCACCCGGCCCCTCACATACCCAGCCAGGCAGAACGGTCAGCTGATGGCCAAGATGATCCTGGGGGTGTGGTTGGTGTCCGCCTCCATCACCCTGCCCCCCTTCTGTGGCTGGGCCAAGAATGTCCACACGGGCGGCGTGTGCCTCATCAGCCAGGACTTTGGCTACACCATCTACTCCACGGCAGTGGCCTTCTACATCCCCATGCTTGTCATGCTCTTTATGTACTACAAGATCTTCAGGGCTGCCCGCAAGAGCGGTCTGAAGCACCGCTTCACCGACTTTGCCCGGCGGGAGCGGCTGGAGACAGTGGCCAGTGAGGCGCTGAGGATGCAGGGCCTGAAGCCGCAAGGTGTGGCCGAGGAGTGTGCGGCGCTATCCCGTCTGCTGTCCCGTGAGCGCCGCAACATCTCCATCTTCAAAAGGGAGCAGAAGGCAGCCACCACGCTGGGGGTGATTGTCGGTGTGTTCTCTGTCTGCTGGCTGCCCTTCTTCATCCTGTCCACAGCTAGGCCCTTCATCTGCGGGGTGGAGTGCAGCTGCGTGCCCATCTGGCTGGAAAGGTTCCTCCTCTGGCTGGGTTATGCCAACTCCCTCATGAACCCCTTCATCTATGCCTTCTTCAACCGGGATCTGCGCTCCACATACAAGGACCTGCTACGATGCCGCTACCGCAACATCAACCGACGCCTGTCCGCCGTGGGCGTGCATGAGGCCCTCAAGGTGTAGGAGGAAGGGGacaaggatgaggaggaggagagtttgGGGCCCCAGAAGCGTCCAAGGATTTTTAAATGCCGTCCTTATTGCAAAAACTACTGGGAAGTGCAGTTTCTGTGGTTGTATAATGGAAGCTTAGAGGGATGACCTGTGCCCTGGCAGTAGTATTGTAGATAAAGACAGATAAAGACAGAGGCTGACTGTTACTTCCTCTGTAACCCACTGCAGAGGCACAGAGATAAGGCCATTCCttaggtctgtgtctgtgtgactcGCTCAGTCTTTCTATTTTGGGACCCAAAACCATGGACCGTATTTGACGGGCTATTCAAGTTGACACTGGCTTTGTGCATATGCTACACAGTCCTGACTTCATATTCATGTCTGGTGGATGGTGCATTGACTGGGGAAATGACATGCGGACCCAGGCGATAATTCTGGGTCATTCAAAGCATGGGCTGCGAATAGATTTCTGCATGATGATATTTGCCAAATTGATGCTTGAGCAAGTGGGTGCCAGTGGCTATTGATTTAAACCAATGAAGGTCACGGAATCGGTATCTACATAACTGTTTCCAGTTCATCTTGTCTGTGGTACAGTAGGTGATGATGGTGAACAATTGAAAGTGGTCTGTATAGGTATATGTGAATCTATTACTTTGTGGAGGCAGTTAAGTGTTTTCTGTTTACCAACAAAAACACTGCAGaacagaggggtatactacaaagcaggatcaaggaGCCTGAATATTCTGAAAATGTTGAACGTTTTCAGAAAGATTATCTTGAAATTGCCATTGTCTCattgactcaacaaccaaaaacacatacatGTATCTATGTTTAGCTTTTTTAATGAACCAGAAAATCATCTGTTATTTGTAgttgtttatcaaagttagctggctaactcactGAATCTGCTTTGTAGTATACACCTCAGAAGGCAGCTTTGCGTTGTCATTTTATTTCCAGACATGCCTTTGACTGTCAGTTTCTCTATTCAATCATTGAATAGAATACATTGATCTCTGCTGGCCAACATCACTTAGCTATTAAAGAGTTAACTACAAAGTCAACCCAAGGGACACACACAGATccaagggacacacacacacagacacaagggacacacacacacacagacgcaagggacacacacacacagacgcaagggacacacgcacacagacgcaagggacacacacacacacagacccaagggacacacacacacagacccaagggggacacaaacacacagacccaagggacacacacacacagacccaagggggacacacacacacagacccaagggacacacacacagacccaagggacacacacagagacccaagggacacacacagagatccaagggacacacacacagtacatgtcCAAGATAGTATATTACTtttgaatatacagtgccttgcgaaagtattcggcccccttgaactttgcgaccttttgccacatttcaggcttcaaacataaagatataaaactgtattgttttgtgaagaatcaacaacaagtgggacacaatcatgaagtggaacgacatttattggagatttcaaactttttttaacaaatcaaaaactgaaaaattgggcgtgcaaaattattcagcccccttaagttaatactttgtagcgccaccttttgctgcgattacagctgtaagtcgcttggggtatgtctctatcagttttccacatcgagagactgaaatgttttcccattcctccttgcaaaacagctcgagctcagtgaggttggatggagagcatttgtgaacagcagttttcagttctttccacagattctcgattggattcaggtctggactttgacttggccattctaacacctggatatgtttatttttgaaccattccattgtagattttgctttatgttttggatcattgtcttgttggaagacaaatctccgtcccagtctcaggtcttttgcagactccatcaggttttcttccagaatggtcctgtatttggctccatccatcttcccatcaattttaaccatcttccctgtccctgctgaagaaaagcaggcccaaaccatgatgctgccaccaccatgtttgacagtggggatggtgtgttcagtgtgatgagctgtgttgcttttacgccaaacataactttttgcattgttgccaaaaagttcaattttggtttcatctgaccagagcaccttcttccacatgtttggtgtgtctcccaggtggcttgtggcaaactttaaacaacaccttttatggatatctttaagaaatggctttcttcttgccactcttccataaaggccagatttgtgcaatatacgactgattgttgtcctatggacagagtctcccacctcagctgtagctctctgcagttcatccagagtgatcatgggcctcttggctgcatctctgatcagtcttctccttgtatgagctgaaagtttagagggacggccaggtcttggtagatttgcagtggtctgatactccttccatttcaatattatcgcttgcacagtgctccttgggatgtttaaagcttgggaaatctttttgtatccaaatccggctttaaacgtcttcacaacagtatctcggacctgcctggtgtgtttcttgttcttcatgatgctctctgcgcttttaacggacctctgagactatcacagtgcaggtgcatttatacggagacttgattacacacaggtggattgtatttatcaacattagtcatttaggtcaacattggatcattcagagatcctcactgaacttctggagagagtttgctgcactgaaagtaaaggggctgaataattttgcacgcccaatttttcagtttatgatttgttaaaaaagtttgaaatatccaataaatgtcgttccacttcatgattgtgtcccacttgttgttgattcttcacaaaaaaatacagttttatatctttatgtttgcctgaaatgtggcaaaaggtcgcaaagttcaagggggccgaatactttcgcaaggcactgtaaatcgtAATGCAAATGAAAGCCAACAAACAAAATCGTTCAATGTTACCACAAAGCACCTGAGGTTAGCAAATATGACAAGCCTGTGATTTGAAGTGATTTAATGGGTAAGAGAAAAAAGAGATGGTACAACAAGTAGGCCTAATGGTTAGCGCCTGAGAATGTACTGTAACTAGCAACATATTATCTCTGAGAATGTACTGTAACTAGAAACATATTATCTCTGAGAAATGCCCATTTACAAAATCCACAGGAACCCTCACTATTTCAGAAAACAAAACTCTTCATTTGGCATTCATTGTTCAGTGGAGTCTGCATTGAAACTTGCATCTGTCTAACATGC from Oncorhynchus clarkii lewisi isolate Uvic-CL-2024 chromosome 30, UVic_Ocla_1.0, whole genome shotgun sequence includes the following:
- the LOC139389752 gene encoding 5-hydroxytryptamine receptor 7-like — its product is MFNTSDVDHTFNKREDVSEVINGTLELVYNVTADPTVMWNDTCGETLLDFGSGEKIIIGVMLAIITAVTVMGNTLVVIAVCVVKKLRQPSNYLLVSLAVADLSVAIVVMPFVIVTDLTGGKWLFGEVFCNIFIGMDVMCCTASIMTLCVISVDRYLGITRPLTYPARQNGQLMAKMILGVWLVSASITLPPFCGWAKNVHTGGVCLISQDFGYTIYSTAVAFYIPMLVMLFMYYKIFRAARKSGLKHRFTDFARRERLETVASEALRMQGLKPQGVAEECAALSRLLSRERRNISIFKREQKAATTLGVIVGVFSVCWLPFFILSTARPFICGVECSCVPIWLERFLLWLGYANSLMNPFIYAFFNRDLRSTYKDLLRCRYRNINRRLSAVGVHEALKV